The sequence TTCCATGAGTTCCTTCTTTATAATGAAGGTGTATACCAAGTTACCTCTTTGATGTTTGTTgtacttcatttctagaatgaagtctagaaaaattgtaaagATCTCATTCCTACAGTGAATCATGTTTCTCCTttgatgtttgctggacttcattttatATAATGAAGTTAGTAGATCTATATGATGATGTTGTAGAATGAAGTTAGATTTATTTATGAGTTCATTCTTTAGAATGAAAGTGtatatttgtttgatttatgCTTCTTGAATTATTTGTAACAACAAGTGACACAGATGATATATTAGATAGAGAAGAGCATGTGAGTCTGCAGTTTATTGATGACAAGAATGAGAAGAATGAGGATTTGAATGATGAAGAAGCTGACACCGTCATCAAAGATACACTAAAGGCGATCAATGATGACTGTAGTCCTCCTAATTTGTCGATTGGGATGACACAGTACCAGCCCACCCCTATGTCACAAGAAGCAACTGGAGTGGTTACTAGGTCAAAGAAAGCAAAGACAACTGCCGCAGATGTGGAAACAGCTTCGCAAATAGTTGCAGAACTGAATGaaataggccttggttcatcgatGGAGCAGACTCAGAAGACACCTGTGAAAGTAGTACCGGAAGAAACTAGTAAAATGGCTACTAGATCATACAAACCAGTGAAACCAATAGGGGATGAATTCATATCAGGATCAGATTAGAGTTTAAAGAAAACAAGATTCAGACTGATGTTGAACAAAGAAAATAAGGTAGTGACAAAGGTACCACCTCAAGTTGATAGAGataaagaagtgaagaagaagaatgtacCACAGGCGCAGCAAGAGATAAAGAAGAACCTTGTTGGTAAGAGGAAAAGAGGATCCGAGCCTGCAAATGTTCAGGGAGCAACACCACATGCGCAACAAGAACATCGTATTCAAGAAGAAGCAGCACAAGATCCTCGAAGAgtaagacaagaaatcaagacaaATCTACCAGAACTGAGAGGATCTCCTTTGTACCACAGATTTGATAATGCTGCGTTGGCGGTATTTGGTGATTTCTTCGGCAAAGCTATGACTACGTATGTTTCTCTTactaactgtttatatgtttctcttCAATAATTCTTTTTTGGTATAAACTTTTGACAGCtcattttttctttgtatttttgcaGTCAAGCAGCTTGGAAAGCAGAGAATCACAAgcaaattccaatttcagttcaaggGAGTGAAATAGTTTCTCTGTTGTTCAATGATTACTTGGATACCACCTTGCTGGACTTCTATATATATAGAAAGTATAAAGCTGCAAACAACGATAGAATGCTCAATGATAGCAAGACAAGGCATAACATAGAACATTGATGTTATCCTGGAGGTGGCCTTGGAATACCAGGTAGGACTCTCTCTTCAGGTTCATACGCTTCTGGCCTGTCGTAATTGGGAATGGGTCGAATTGCAGGAGCATACGTATGGAGAAAATGATTTGAACTAAAGTAAGGCTGAACAAACCTCAACATCTCAATACCACTCATATTAATAGCAGCAGTGGCGTGAGCACAGGGGAAACCAAACACTTTCCATCTATGGCAAGTGCACGTCATATGCATCAGATCAACAACATGAGATCTAGGAGAGTGAACCTCATATATACCATTACCTGACTCCGTAACACTCCATGAACGCCCTATATCGACATGTGACTTGAGTAGATCTTTATAGATGGGAGTCAACCTATCAATATAATTTCAGGAAAAAAGACTCTGCAATATCGACATGAACGCCCTATATCCAGTTATTGAAAGACTCTGCAATAGTTGACGAGTGTGTCCCATACCTACATCCTACGAAAAAAGCATTTGCCCAATGCTTGGGATCGATATTTCTGATGTACTTGGAAACCCAACCACATCCTATGATACACATCTCATTTAAAGAAGACTCATATTTAGCAACACTATAGCAGTATGCAGCTTTATGGAACAAATCTTGAACTTGTTTATACTTCTCATGTGATTTCTTGATGGGGAGGTTATTCTTCAAATAATGGAAACAGTAACTATGATAAGAGTTGGGAAAATACTTGGGAATACTTTGCTTCAACCCTTCACGACGATCAGTGATAAAGGTGATAGGAAGAGAATCGAAACAATGCTGCAAGTTTTCCATAAACCACTCCCACCCTTCAATGTCTTCTCCAGAAactaaagcatacgcaaaaggaaAAAATCCTACAGAAtgaaaagaacacaaaaaagAACTAAAAGTGTCAGTTCATTAAAAAATATCTATAACAAAAATGAAAGTTTTATTCTTAAAATGAAGTCCATTCTTTAGCATGAACTGTATAATCAAAAAATCTATAGCAtttctacacttcattccaaaaatgaagtccattaTGTAACACGAACTGTAGAATAATCAATATCTATAacttttctacacttcattccaacaatgaagtccattctataaCATGAACTAAGACCTTCTTATTCGAAAAATAACAAAGTAAAACATAAACAAAAGCAGCAGGAATTCATTTCCCCGCTTATGAACAGCTAAAAAACTTAATAGAGAAGCTTCATTCATTCACATTGctattaaaaatcaaaaaaataaaggcTTCATTCCATTCTGTAGCATGAACTATATAATCAAAAAATCTATAacttttctacacttcattccaaAATGACGTCCATTCTATAACATGAACTGTAGAATCAAAGCAGCAGGAGTTCATTCCCGCTAATGAacagctaaaaacttaacaaaaaataagagttcattcttaaaatgaagaccttcttaacaaaataacaaaagtaAAACTGATAGAAATTACTTTCTTCTTGAACATAAAATGAGTTCATCCTAAAAAATGAAAAGCCTTAACAGAGAAACTTCATTCATTCACATTGCTCttaaaaatcaaacaacaaactaATATGAGTTattcagaaaagaaagaaaatttacCTTGGTTTCCATTCACACCAGTGGCAGCCATCACTGTTCCCTTGAATGTCCCATTGAAAAATGTTGCATCACAGTAAAGCATAGGGCGAATGAACCGGTATCCTTCCATACAGGCACCAAAAAATATGAAAAGCCTCTGAAAACGTTTAGTCTCTTTATCATACTCAAACTTAATATAACTGCCAGGATTGGTAGCCTTTATTGCTTCAACATACCAAATAAGATCTGTATAACTTTTTAAATCATCGTCATATATCTCTGCCTTAGATGCTTCCTTCCCTTTATAAGCATGATGGTATTTTATGTCAATACTATAACAACTCTTCACCTGAGCAACCATATCATTAGGCTTTATCAACGGATTTGATTGTATTTGATCCTTGAATAGATGCtcaatcaatttcttcttcacagaGGGTCCTTCAGCTTATAAGCACCGCCACATTTATGCTCCCCATTGAATTCCTTGATAGCAAAGACACTTTTAGCGGTATCGATTGGAATACAGTGCAGATACCAAGGACATTCTGCATTCCTACCACACTTTCCTGTGAACCTGAGTCTGTCATTCTTAACCTTTGCAACTGTATAGCCAGACTTGATGATGTATTTGCTGAAAGCTAAGCGAacctcatcaacaccaccatgaaAAACTTGACCACCACCTTTAAAAATATCCTCCCAACCTTCGGATAAAAAAGGTTTCAATTGCTCATGACCTTCCGTCAGGTATTTAATCTTTGAAGTCTCAGTGAACCCAGTGCATAATTCATCGTCACTGAGCGACTGCGTGGAAATACCAGAAGAAGAGCTAGAAGCAGCACCATGACAAGCCTCCTCAACAAACAGATCAAAACTTGACAATTCCCTTGAACAAGTAACAACAATTAGACCTTGAAGAGAATAATCACAATTAATGAGAGCTTTATCACAACGACTAATAAATCTTATGCTCCAAGGAGTCAAATTTCTCCAATAATCACAAACAGATATTTTAAAGTCACGAATCATAGTATCTAAAGAAACTTTCAACGGAATACCATCCCCTTTGTAGTACACAACATCATAACAACTGGATAAGGCCATACTGAACCTGAAAAatgaacacacacacacacacaaaatagTTCATTATTGGAATGAAGCTGAAACAAAATAGCTTCATTCAATAACATtctaacaaaataaagagttcattccacGAATGAATCCTTAAATAGAATGATCTCATTCATTAACATACTAACAGATAAACAGAGCAACAACAATACTTCTTCcatgacaaaaaaagaaaagttcaTTCTCGGAATGAAGCTTTAATAGAATGACTTCATTCGTTAACATCCTAACAGATAAACAAAAGCACCAACAGTACTTCTTCCATGACAAAAGAAGAGTTCATTCTCGAAATGAAGccttaacaaaataaagattcttaacagaacaacactaatagattcttccttaaacaaaataaagagttcattccaaGAAATGAAGCCCTAACAGAATAAATATTCTTAACAGAACAACACTAATAGATTCTTCcttaaacaaaataaagagttcattccaagaaatgaagccttaacagaaTGACTTCATTTCGTTAACAtcctaaaaaagataaaaaaacaaaGCACCAACAATACTTATTCCATGGTAAAAGAAGAGTTCATTCTTGGAATGAAGCCGTAACGCTATTAATAGCTTCTTTCTTAACAAAATAAAGTGTTCATTCTAACAAATGAAGCCTTAACAAAACGACTTCATTCATTCTAATCAAAGAAAAACTTAGCTGATCTATAATTCAAGGAAAAGACTAGCGTGAAAACTCACCAGCAACAAGAATCAAACTCCAAAAAAACACCGATCTACGAATCTGTGATTCCAAAAAATCAACTCCAACCGAATCAATCTTCACTTCAAAAAAGTCTCGAATCAAATCTTCAAAAAAGCCTCGAATCAAATCTTCTGTAATCAAAATCTCGAATCAAATTCACTCCAAATCAAAACACCGTAATCAAATTCACCCTGTAATCAAATCAATCTTCATAACCAAGTCAATCTTCTGTAAATCGAATCGATCTTGGTATCAAAAACAAAATCGAGGAAGATTTCGTAAACTCTAGAAAAAAAATCtgcagcaaaagaagaaaaacgagatcggagtaggagagagaaaattttctTGAACCTGAAATTTATTATTGATGTTTCTTGTTTATATATGTTTGtaaaaggaccaaacaataaaattTAGGACCAAAAGATAATTTTTGCACGTGCAGGAATATTTTGGTaacagaaaaaaaatattccgTGTGGGTgaacaaaaccctaaaaccaaactataattttcaggaccaaactataatttatattgccaaaatggaccaaacagacaattgactaggtcaactggactaggctctctctaatatattattcctaggactatATGGTAGTTCCTTGTAAAAAAGATCTGGCAAGAAATCGTGGATTTAACTGAAGATTTGatctaagaattgattttcaGGACAAGGACGGAGAAGAAggagaataaaaaggaaaaacgGTTCCTTCGGCCTTAACCCATTCAagccttttattttattttattaaactaAACAACAAAGCAGCCCTTGAGAAGCGTTTTGAGGCGCATAAAAGGGGCACGCTTTTTAAAACACCGCCTCCTAATGCAAACATATGCTGTAAATGCAGATAATTCTGTCTATACACTTCTTTAGTCTTTATCCATCCCGGTAGTAAACGAGACTAAATGAATTtgcaattagaaaaaaaaaattgattaaaaagaacaAGTAACTATTCCCACCCCAACCAACAGCCCAAATTGGGCACCACCTATGTACAATGTGCTTACCGTTCTTTAAGGGACAAGCTCAAACACATTTTATCTCATACAGCATACAAAATGAGCATTTATGTCGATCTTCACTTCGAGTCATTGAACTTAACAGTTGGGTTCATATCCAACAAATTATACTTCACCTCCCTCCATGCAAACCATACTACACCAAAACCATATAGGAAAACTCAAGACTCGCACCACAAATTCCAGATATATGGGATAATAATATATTACAGAACCAACATGAAGTCTCAATAAACTGTCTGAATCATTAGCATGAAATGATAAACACAATGCTTTAGTTTCGCATAATATGCACACTTGGGAGTCTACTCCTAACTTAGATGTCATACCTTCTCTCTAATTCGATTGCTCCAAATGTCAGGATGGGTTACTTTGGTGTCGGTCGAAGTGGAACCAGAGTTGTGGCTTCGTTGCCGACTTAGCAGTGGTTCAAATGTTCTACCTCTAATAGCTACATAATCATCATCGCTTTCATAGTCGTCCGGATCCCTAGTAGAGACCATTGCTCGTAGAACTAGTGACAGTAGCAACGACAAGGCCTGAGGTATGGAAAAAGATTGATGCAAGTAAACTGTTAACATACGCAATCCCTATGAAGACAAATATAACTCATAAACATCGGTTTTTACTCCAAGAAACTAAAAAGATCGATCTAGTAAATTTAAATTGAACAAATTTACTAATTTATTCCTACTACATTATCATCTGCAGCCTAATCACATAGTCACTCCTATCCCTAAGCTTAAACTCCAATTGATCTATCGTAACTTACCATGTTTTTAGGTGTTAGGGGTATTTGGAAACAAAGCAACTGGAGAATCTTTGTGGCCAAAGATCAGAATGAAGAAGTGATACGGCTAATTGTCAAATGCAGATTCTTTTTGAGCTATCTTTCTTTGATTCCCATGCAAATTTGTTGTTTCATACATTACCGCAAGTAAACCATAAAAATGAAAAGATACTATGGTGCTGTAGCCCAAATTTATGTGGTGCTTGGATGACATCTACCCGATGATGTGATGTCTTATGAGTACTAAGTGCTCACATATGTGTGAGCTTGATTGGCACGTTCATGTTGCTACTCTAACGTAGATTTCTAAGTTCTCAATAATAAGAATAACATGGAAGAAGTACAAGAAAAGAATACCTGAGTTATAACCACAGCTACTCCAAGCCACTTGCATACATCGGTATTATCTTCAATAAACGATCGAAGACTATCAAGTTCTCCGGTCGAATCACGCGGAAGATCCTACACACGAAACACAACTCAGGTAAAAGGCACTTATTCTACGGAAACATCTTTAGAGAAGGGAAGCATGCATAATAAAGAAAATGAATCTACCTTATCCCATCGTTTATCAAGTACAAAAAAAGCCACcataattgcttctagtaatatGAGCACCATATTGAGCAAGGAGTACTGAAGTCGTTATGAGGTTAAGGAGGGACATCTAAACACTTGGGATGATAACATATGCAGAACTCTTACCTCAATAATCAATATTATGAAATGAGAAAGCTAATGCGGAAAGAGCTTCAAAATATGGAATTTGGTGCCTTCTTTTTGGATAACACCCAATGCAGCAACAGAATAGAAATCGCTAATTACCTCCAGCAGCTTGAAATCATATAGATATAATCTTGAACTTCTAAAATATCATTATCAAGTTTATACTTTTCCTGATCATATTGACTTAGGTCGAGGTTCAAATGATCTTCATGAGTTTTCACTCATCGGAAgaacatcaatggagaaaaaattacaaaacttataagaaggatacaaaacatAAACAGCAGCCATTGACTGATTCCGCAGCAATGAGGCCAATGAAAGTAACTGAGCATAACAAAATCCCAATTCCCATAGTGGTGTAGATGAACCTGTGACAACAACAGTCTTATATCAATACAAACCCTGACTAGATTTATAACTGGAGTAGCTTGCACTTGATTCAATTGAGAGATTTCCACAGTATATTTCTGCACTTATACTTATTGAATATACCTGAAAACCAACACGTCAAATCCTGACAAACATAACAACTAGAGTAGCTTGCAGTTGATTCAATTAAGAGATTTTCACATTACATATCTCTGTGCTTATATGTGTTTCTAAAGCAACATGGCAATTCACCTAAAGTGCACCATTGCTGAATTTATTACGAACAAACTGTACCAGTAATCTAACATATGGTGCTATTCAAACGAAGCATCCAAATTCATATCCACATAAAACAAGCACATCACAGGTTTAAGCCCCCAGAATCCGAGTTACGAATTGGGGCATATCTAACCATAACTAAAACACAGAATTATAATGATAAAACCCTAATAACTAAAATTGACTCATgcttcagaaagaaaaaaaatctaaaattgactAACCATGGCATAAGAATCTTCTTGAATCCAATTGAAACATCACCATCAAACCCAGAAACAATACCAGCTCCAAAATCCAAATTCAAATTGTTATCAATAAATTGAGCCCTGATAATATCTACATTCTCAGAATTCACCGAAAataacgatgatgatgatgatgattgaggaGAGGGAGCTaaaggtggtggtgttggtttaATATCATGAGTATGTTGATTCCATCGATTTAACATCCATACAGAATATAATACAATTGATACTCCAAGAAACGTTTGAAAGAAATTCAAGATTTTTAGATGAAATGCTAAGTAACCTCTACAgaaactattattattattactagccATAAATTCAAAACTCGGAGATCAGATTGGAAACCTAATTTTCTCTCTCTCATCAATAATTGGAAGAATGATGAAAGAAAGGCTTTTATATGACACAAGTTTATGAAGTCTTCGTTATTTCTCATCTCGCGTCTTTTcgatcttttttttcctttttttatgcATACACTATATATTCCTAGCGAGGGGTATACCGGGATTAATGGCGTATacccaaatttaaatggactCTTTTTAAGGGCTAAGGGGAATGTCTGAATGGGTAGGGCTCACAACGGATAGTCAAAATCCGAGATCAGTTTTTGaaaatccgacat is a genomic window of Papaver somniferum cultivar HN1 unplaced genomic scaffold, ASM357369v1 unplaced-scaffold_137, whole genome shotgun sequence containing:
- the LOC113334856 gene encoding uncharacterized protein LOC113334856 isoform X1, whose amino-acid sequence is MVAQVKSCYSIDIKYHHAYKGKEASKAEIYDDDLKSYTDLIWYVEAIKATNPGSYIKFEYDKETKRFQRLFIFFGACMEGYRFIRPMLYCDATFFNGTFKGTVMAATGVNGNQGFFPFAYALVSGEDIEGWEWFMENLQHCFDSLPITFITDRREGLKQSIPKYFPNSYHSYCFHYLKNNLPIKKSHEKYKQVQDLFHKAAYCYSVAKYESSLNEMCIIGCGWVSKYIRNIDPKHWANAFFVGCRYGTHSSTIAESFNNWI
- the LOC113334856 gene encoding uncharacterized protein LOC113334856 isoform X2, encoding MVAQVKSCYSIDIKYHHAYKGKEASKAEIYDDDLKSYTDLIWYVEAIKATNPGSYIKFEYDKETKRFQRLFIFFGACMEGYRFIRPMLYCDATFFNGTFKGTVMAATGVNGNQGFFPFAYALVSGEDIEGWEWFMENLQHCFDSLPITFITDRREGLKQSIPKSLFSASVYSSKNISDSCTQKKESSL
- the LOC113334855 gene encoding tetraspanin-18-like: MASNNNNSFCRGYLAFHLKILNFFQTFLGVSIVLYSVWMLNRWNQHTHDIKPTPPPLAPSPQSSSSSSLFSVNSENVDIIRAQFIDNNLNLDFGAGIVSGFDGDVSIGFKKILMPWFIYTTMGIGILLCSVTFIGLIAAESVNGCCLCFYSLLNMVLILLEAIMVAFFVLDKRWDKDLPRDSTGELDSLRSFIEDNTDVCKWLGVAVVITQALSLLLSLVLRAMVSTRDPDDYESDDDYVAIRGRTFEPLLSRQRSHNSGSTSTDTKVTHPDIWSNRIREKYGLHGGR